Proteins found in one Cinclus cinclus chromosome 8, bCinCin1.1, whole genome shotgun sequence genomic segment:
- the MED8 gene encoding mediator of RNA polymerase II transcription subunit 8 has translation MQREEKQLELTLEALISQVADLKNSLVSFIYKLENEYDRLTWPSVLDSFALLSGQLNTLNKVLKHEKTPLLRNQVIIPLVLSPDRDEEIMRQTEGRVPVFSHEVVPDHLRTKPDPEVEEQEKQLITDAARISPDAAQKQIQSLNKMCSNLLEKISKEERESESGGLRQNKQTFNPADTNALVAAVAFGKGLSNRRPPGSGASVQSGQPGAGAIIAGASGMQQVPMTGAPAQQQPMLAGVQMAPAGQPGKMPSGIKTNIKSASMHPYQR, from the exons ATGCAG AgagaggagaagcagctggagctgaCCCTGGAGGCACTCATCAGTCAGGTGGCAGACCTGAAGAACTCCTTGGTCAGTTTTATCTACAAGCTGGAGAACGAGTATGACCGACTCACCTG gccTTCAGTTCTGGATAGCTTTGCATTGCTCTCAGGACAGCTGAATACCTTGAATAAAGTGCTAAAGCATGAGAAGACCCCTCTACTGCGAAACCAGGTGATCATCCCCCTAGTGCTGTCTCCAGACCGCGATGAGGAGATCATG AGGCAGACAGAGGGGCGTGTGCCGGTGTTCAGCCATGAAGTAGTGCCTGACCATCTTCGAACGAAGCCCGACCCTGaggtggaggagcaggagaagcagctgaTCACAGATGCAGCTCGAATTAGCCCTGATGCAGCACAG aaacAGATCCAAAGTCTGAACAAAATGTGTTCAAATTTGCTGGAGAAAATCAGTAAGGAGGAGCGTGAATCTGAAAGTGGAG GTTTACGACAGAACAAGCAGACCTTCAACCCTGCAGACACCAATGCCCTGGtagcagctgtggcctttgggaAAGGGCTGTCAAACCGGAGAcccccaggctctggggcaTCTGTCCAGTCaggccagccaggagctggtgcCATCATTGCAGGTGCTTCAGGCATGCAGCAGGTCCCAATGACAGGTgcaccagctcagcagcagccaatgCTGGCAGGAGTGCAGATGGCACCAGCAGGACAGCCAG